From one Cynocephalus volans isolate mCynVol1 chromosome X, mCynVol1.pri, whole genome shotgun sequence genomic stretch:
- the YY2 gene encoding transcription factor YY2: protein MASNDAFYVSTENSEAPADISQLHEISVEKVPEVTGQMESIQFHDVGDSWVHGGHLQLPMIMMQPLVPSNGNRGDHDQELIMVQMQEEVVCSSDSDNQASNSADQIFIPSGEEDMYFQQVLASLSAASSTYSHSERRGDENWPGDENWPGDENWPNEENWSDETNSVSGLGSKKKEREKVPIKTLKGECSVTVRSPSKKNDVETVLCSETMVKGQTKNSPDYYEYITGKKLPPEGIPGVDLHDPKQLADFIRIKPRKPKEDTPRTVPCLQHDCTKMFKNNSAMRKHLHTHGPRVHVCAECGRAFVENSKLKRHQLVHTGERPFQCSFEGCGKCFSLEFNLRTHIRIHTGDKPFVCPFDGCDKKFAQSTNLKSHVFTHIKNKNSK, encoded by the coding sequence ATGGCCTCAAACGATGCTTTCTACGTCTCCACGGAAAACTCGGAGGCTCCGGCAGACATCAGCCAGCTGCACGAGATCAGTGTGGAGAAGGTTCCTGAGGTGACCGGGCAGATGGAATCCATCCAGTTCCATGATGTCGGCGACAGTTGGGTCCACGGTGGCCACCTCCAGCTGCCTATGATCATGATGCAGCCGCTCGTCCCCAGCAACGGGAACCGCGGAGACCATGACCAAGAATTAATCATGGTGCAGATGCAAGAGGAGGTGGTGTGCTCCTCCGACTCAGACAACCAGGCCAGTAATTCTGCGGACCAGATATTCATCCCATCGGGTGAGGAAGACATGTACTTCCAGCAGGTCCTGGCCTCTCTCTCCGCGGCCTCATCGACCTACAGCCACAGCGAGAGGCGCGGCGACGAGAATTGGCCCGGTGACGAGAATTGGCCCGGTGACGAGAATTGGCCCAATGAAGAGAATTGGTCTGACGAGACTAACAGCGTCTCCGGCCTgggcagcaagaaaaaagagcGGGAGAAGGTGCCGATCAAAACCCTGAAGGGTGAGTGCTCCGTCACCGTGCGGTCCCCTTCCAAGAAAAATGATGTGGAAACCGTTCTATGTTCTGAGACCATGGTCAAAGGACAGACTAAGAACTCTCCTGATTATTATGAGTACATAACAGGGAAGAAGCTTCCTCCTGAAGGGATTCCTGGCGTTGACCTCCATGATCCCAAGCAGCTGGCAGACTTTATTCGAATAAAGCCCAGAAAACCCAAAGAAGATACTCCCAGAACGGTACCTTGCCTTCAGCATGACTGCACCAAGATGTTCAAGAATAACTCTGCTATGAGGAAGCACCTGCACACCCACGGGCCCAGAGTGCACGTCTGTGCAGAATGTGGCAGAGCTTTTGTGGAGAATTCGAAGCTCAAACGACATCAGTTGGTGCATACCGGAGAGAGGCCTTTTCAGTGCTCATTCGAAGGCTGCGGGAAATGCTTTTCCCTGGAGTTCAACTTGCGCACACATATTCGAATCCATACCGGCGACAAGCCCTTCGTGTGCCCCTTCGATGGCTGCGATAAGAAGTTCGCTCAGTCAACCAACCTGAAATCGCATGTTTTCACACATATCAAGAACAAAAACAGCAAGTGA